In one Silene latifolia isolate original U9 population chromosome 10, ASM4854445v1, whole genome shotgun sequence genomic region, the following are encoded:
- the LOC141606552 gene encoding 1-acyl-sn-glycerol-3-phosphate acyltransferase BAT2, chloroplastic-like, translating into MLLSESKSSSIPLFRRSGLLKVVNVRPLCSTGVTKVEVYKGGQPYMKSSMKYTSQCFFGEVSCCDHVDPIKRSNSSYIGNLPRLGVRSLRDISAHSDLARSGTPDLASPFPDVSVGPKVRGACFYAVTAAAAILLFGLMVVAHPFVLLFDRYRRRAQHFVARMWATLTITPFLKVEFEGLENLPGPDTPAVYVSNHQSFLDIYALLTLERDFKFISKTSIFIYPIIGWAMFLLGVIPLKRMDSRSQLDCLKRCMDLIRGGASVFFFPEGTRSKTGELGAFKKGAFSVAVKTGVPVVPMTIMGTGRIMPSGKEGILNPGSVKVVIHPILRGNDAQALCDQARGVIADTLER; encoded by the exons ATGTTACTTTCTGAGAGCAAGAGCTCTAGTATTCCCTTGTTTCGGAGGAGTGGACTCCTCAAAGTTGTTAATGTACGACCTCTCTGCTCAACCGGTGTAACAAAG GTAGAGGTCTACAAAGGAGGTCAACCTTACATGAAGAGCTCAATGAAAT ACACAAGTCAATGCTTCTTCGGAGAAGTTTCGTGCTGTGACCATGTTGACCCCATTAAGAGAAGCAACAGCTCTTACATTGGCAACCTACCTCGCTTGGGAGTTAGATCATTAAGAGATATATCTGCACACTCAGATCTTGCAAGAAGTGGAACTCCTGATCTTGCTTCTCCTTTTCCTG ATGTCTCCGTTGGGCCCAAGGTGCGCGGAGCTTGTTTTTATGCCGTCACTGCTGCAGCCGCTATCTTACTCTTTGGTCTAATGGTTGTGGCACATCCTTTTGTTCTTCTATTTGACCGTTATAGAAGAAGAGCGCAGCATTTTGTTGCTAGAATGTGGGCAACTTTAACCATCACACCTTTTCTAAAAGTGGAATTTGAGGGATTGGAGAATCTACCTGGACCAGATACACCTGCTGTATATGTTTCCAATCACCAGAGCTTCCTTGACATCTATGCTTTGCTTACTCTTGAGCGAGATTTCAAGTTTATTAGCAAAACTTCAATTTTCATCTACCCCATCATTGGCTGGGCCATGTTTCTGTTAGGAGTCATACCATTGAAACGGATGGATAGTCGAAGCCAACTG GACTGTCTTAAGCGGTGCATGGATCTTATCCGGGGAGGTGCTTCTGTATTCTTTTTCCCAGAAGGAACACGAAGTAAAACTGGAGAGCTAGGTGCCTTCAAG AAAGGCGCATTCAGTGTTGCAGTGAAAACTGGAGTACCAGTGGTGCCTATGACAATAATGGGAACAGGTCGTATTATGCCTTCTGGAAAGGAGGGGATATTGAACCCAGGGTCTGTTAAAGTAGTAATTCACCCAATTTTGAGAGGCAACGATGCACAAGCATTGTGCGATCAAGCACGGGGTGTAATTGCAGATACGCTCGAGCGGTAA